In the genome of Streptomyces sp. NBC_00190, one region contains:
- a CDS encoding ABC-F family ATP-binding cassette domain-containing protein, translated as MHSTSPAAPTAAASTTPVSQLALTDVCKAYGDRVVLDQVSLTLRPGEKAAVIGENGSGKSTLMRLIAGVEAPDHGQITRSFPGGIGHLAQTLALGPDRTVRDAVDSARYELRTLEADIRAAEAALAHAGPAELDAYGDLLTAYEARDGYTADARTDAALHMLGIGHIGRERTLGSLSGGEQSRLALACVLGASPELLLLDEPTNHLDEPAVAWLAERLRAHRGTAVVITHDRAFVEAVSTTVLEVDHDLRTVTRYGDGWAGYRAARAAARRGREQRHQEYLGELARTRHLVDAAGHRLATTGKDPREGFGKHRRSHEAKLSGQVRAARRHLDQLLREPVAAPPDPLRFTARIDEDGDALPEDTPYVAELAAVRVGGRLNVPELAIGPGARLLVSGPNGAGKSTLLRVLAGDLTPDQGTVRCGTSVGYLPQEVAVDPGQHPLLHGFAAGRPGDPEEYAEQLLGLGLFRAEDLRVPVASLSIGQRRRLELARLVTRPAGLLVLDEPTNHVSPALVEELEEALAAFRGAVVAVSHDRRFRSTFAGPGLELRSGSPVAGSVRHV; from the coding sequence ATGCACTCCACCAGTCCCGCCGCTCCCACCGCCGCCGCCTCCACCACACCGGTCTCGCAGCTCGCCCTCACCGACGTCTGCAAGGCCTACGGCGACCGCGTCGTGCTCGACCAGGTCTCCTTGACCCTGCGTCCCGGCGAGAAGGCCGCCGTCATCGGCGAGAACGGTTCCGGCAAGTCGACCCTGATGCGGCTGATCGCCGGGGTCGAGGCACCCGACCACGGCCAGATCACCCGCAGCTTCCCCGGCGGCATCGGGCACCTCGCGCAGACCCTCGCTCTCGGGCCGGACCGCACCGTGCGGGACGCCGTCGACTCGGCCCGGTACGAGCTGCGGACGCTGGAGGCCGACATCCGGGCCGCCGAGGCCGCGCTCGCCCACGCCGGGCCCGCCGAGCTCGACGCGTACGGTGACCTGCTCACCGCGTACGAGGCCCGCGACGGCTACACGGCCGACGCCCGCACCGATGCCGCCCTGCACATGCTCGGCATCGGGCACATCGGCCGCGAGCGGACCCTCGGCTCACTGTCCGGCGGCGAGCAGTCCCGGCTCGCCCTCGCCTGTGTGCTCGGCGCGTCCCCGGAACTGCTGCTGCTGGACGAGCCGACGAACCACCTCGACGAACCGGCCGTGGCATGGCTGGCGGAGCGGCTGCGCGCGCACCGGGGCACGGCGGTCGTCATCACGCATGACCGCGCGTTCGTGGAGGCCGTGTCGACGACCGTGCTGGAGGTCGACCACGATCTGCGGACCGTCACGCGGTACGGGGACGGCTGGGCAGGATACCGGGCCGCGCGAGCCGCGGCCCGTCGGGGACGCGAGCAACGCCACCAGGAGTACCTCGGCGAACTCGCCCGCACGCGGCACCTCGTCGACGCCGCAGGGCACCGGCTCGCCACCACCGGCAAGGACCCGCGGGAGGGCTTCGGCAAGCACCGGCGCTCGCACGAGGCCAAGCTGTCCGGGCAGGTCCGGGCAGCGCGTCGGCATCTGGACCAGCTGCTGCGGGAGCCCGTCGCGGCGCCGCCCGATCCGCTTCGGTTCACCGCGCGGATCGACGAGGACGGCGACGCCCTGCCGGAGGACACCCCGTACGTGGCGGAACTGGCCGCGGTCCGGGTCGGCGGGCGGCTGAACGTTCCGGAGTTGGCGATCGGCCCGGGAGCCCGGCTGCTGGTCTCGGGTCCGAACGGGGCGGGCAAGTCCACGCTGCTGCGGGTGCTCGCCGGTGACCTCACACCGGACCAGGGCACGGTGCGGTGCGGGACATCGGTCGGCTACCTCCCGCAGGAGGTCGCCGTCGATCCGGGCCAGCACCCACTGCTGCACGGCTTCGCCGCCGGACGCCCCGGCGACCCGGAGGAGTACGCAGAGCAGCTCCTCGGCCTCGGGCTGTTCCGCGCGGAGGACCTGCGGGTGCCCGTGGCGTCGCTCTCGATCGGCCAGCGCCGCCGGCTGGAACTGGCCCGGCTCGTGACCCGGCCCGCCGGACTGCTCGTCCTGGACGAGCCGACCAACCACGTGTCCCCGGCACTGGTCGAGGAGTTGGAGGAGGCCCTGGCCGCCTTCCGCGGCGCGGTGGTCGCGGTCTCCCACGACCGCCGCTTCCGCTCCACCTTCGCCGGCCCTGGCCTGGAGCTCCGCTCGGGCTCCCCGGTGGCGGGGTCGGTACGGCACGTCTAA
- a CDS encoding alpha/beta hydrolase, with product MRRAYVAAYADLAKRCERREPELLRHISTADTARDLDLLRRAAGEDRLRYWGISYGTLLGATYANLFPDRVGRLVADGNVDPQAWVNRGADGEPELNTFLRLGSYLGSADTLGQFLDHCGRATVSRCAFSAGSPAATRAKYDTLLERLAGRPVGSWTYARAVNEVRSGLYTVHPGWTGTAGTLQSLWQGRVPAEPPAPAGPARYPGFEQSLAVLCAESPNPASSGHYPALEERAVKQAGALARWWAWANEPCTAWPARAAAPYTGPWNRTTGHPVLVVNAVYDPSTPCRAGQAMVTELAGARLLTLDGYGHTALDNPSACVERHVVRYVLTGALPPEGARCGQDTPPFGTGRERPAGAAPDRAGKAGGWWYAAPFTSWPQRPLGLFPARPGWTSAVVPGGS from the coding sequence ATGCGGCGTGCGTACGTCGCCGCGTACGCCGACCTCGCGAAGCGGTGCGAGCGCCGTGAGCCGGAGCTGCTGCGCCACATCTCGACCGCCGACACCGCGCGCGATCTGGACCTGCTGCGCCGGGCGGCTGGGGAGGACCGGCTGCGCTACTGGGGCATCTCGTACGGAACCCTGCTCGGCGCGACGTACGCGAACCTGTTCCCCGACCGGGTCGGACGGCTCGTGGCCGACGGGAACGTCGACCCGCAGGCATGGGTGAACCGCGGCGCGGACGGCGAGCCCGAGCTGAACACCTTCCTGCGCCTCGGCTCGTACCTCGGCTCCGCCGACACCCTCGGTCAGTTCCTCGACCACTGCGGCCGCGCGACGGTGTCCCGGTGTGCGTTTTCCGCCGGGAGCCCGGCGGCGACCCGGGCCAAGTACGACACCTTGCTGGAGCGCCTCGCCGGGCGGCCGGTCGGGAGCTGGACGTACGCGCGCGCGGTGAACGAGGTGCGCAGCGGGCTCTACACGGTGCATCCGGGCTGGACGGGGACGGCCGGAACTCTGCAGTCGCTGTGGCAGGGACGGGTGCCGGCGGAGCCTCCGGCGCCGGCCGGGCCCGCCCGCTATCCGGGGTTCGAGCAGTCGCTCGCGGTGCTGTGCGCCGAAAGCCCCAACCCCGCCTCGTCCGGGCACTATCCCGCGCTGGAGGAGCGGGCCGTGAAGCAGGCCGGGGCGCTCGCCCGGTGGTGGGCCTGGGCCAACGAGCCCTGCACCGCGTGGCCGGCCCGGGCGGCCGCCCCGTACACGGGCCCGTGGAACCGGACCACCGGGCATCCGGTGCTGGTGGTCAACGCGGTCTACGACCCGTCGACCCCTTGCCGGGCGGGGCAGGCGATGGTCACGGAACTCGCGGGGGCCCGGCTGCTGACGCTCGACGGCTACGGGCACACCGCGCTGGACAATCCGAGTGCCTGTGTGGAGCGGCACGTGGTCCGGTACGTCCTGACCGGGGCGCTACCGCCGGAGGGGGCGCGGTGCGGGCAGGACACCCCGCCGTTCGGGACCGGGCGGGAGCGGCCGGCGGGAGCCGCGCCGGACCGTGCGGGCAAGGCGGGCGGGTGGTGGTACGCCGCACCCTTCACGTCCTGGCCGCAGCGGCCGCTGGGTCTCTTCCCGGCTCGTCCCGGCTGGACCTCGGCCGTGGTGCCGGGCGGATCATAG
- a CDS encoding ArsR/SmtB family transcription factor has translation MQVPLYQAKAEFFRMLGHPVRIRVLELLQHGPVPVRDLLAEIDIEPSNLSQQLAVLRRSGIVVSTREGATVNYALAGGDVADLLRAARRILTELLAGQSQLLAELRQVEPSPAERGAETDTAAHLGR, from the coding sequence GTGCAAGTACCGCTGTACCAGGCCAAAGCCGAGTTCTTCCGGATGCTCGGACACCCGGTTCGCATCCGAGTCCTGGAGCTCCTGCAGCACGGACCCGTGCCCGTACGGGACTTGCTGGCGGAGATCGACATCGAGCCGTCCAACCTCTCCCAGCAGCTGGCGGTGCTGCGCCGCTCGGGGATCGTCGTCTCCACCCGCGAGGGCGCCACGGTCAACTACGCCCTCGCCGGCGGCGACGTCGCAGACCTGCTGCGCGCTGCCCGGCGCATCCTGACCGAACTACTGGCAGGGCAGAGCCAGCTCCTGGCCGAACTCCGGCAGGTGGAACCGAGCCCCGCAGAAAGGGGGGCGGAAACCGATACGGCCGCGCACCTGGGCCGCTGA
- a CDS encoding SHOCT domain-containing protein produces MPGLLRGVARTAVVAGTATAVSNRVSRRQGGRWAQQDAQAEQQSAAPAPAPAPAAAAPMADDMSSKIDQLKELGALKDQGLLTEAEFAEQKKKILGA; encoded by the coding sequence GTGCCTGGTCTTCTTCGAGGAGTAGCGCGCACCGCCGTGGTGGCCGGTACGGCGACGGCGGTTTCCAACCGGGTCTCGCGGCGCCAGGGAGGCCGGTGGGCCCAGCAGGATGCTCAAGCCGAGCAGCAGTCCGCCGCACCCGCGCCTGCCCCCGCACCCGCTGCCGCGGCCCCGATGGCCGATGACATGAGCAGCAAGATCGATCAGCTCAAGGAACTCGGAGCACTGAAGGATCAAGGACTTCTGACCGAAGCGGAGTTCGCGGAGCAGAAGAAGAAGATCCTCGGCGCCTGA
- a CDS encoding DUF6325 family protein produces the protein MSDNIEEMGPVDYVVVEFPGNKMTGEAFPLLVDLVDRGIIRLLDLRFVRKDADGTVTAMELSEAGDGEGTLSLSVFDGASSELLGQDDLEEAGNALQPGNAAAIMVYENRWAAPFAVALRRSGAQLVASGRIPVQALLASIDAVEAAENGSPPATE, from the coding sequence ATGAGCGACAACATCGAAGAAATGGGCCCCGTCGACTACGTGGTCGTCGAGTTCCCCGGAAACAAGATGACGGGCGAGGCGTTCCCTCTGCTGGTCGACCTCGTGGACAGGGGGATCATCCGCCTCCTCGACCTGCGCTTCGTGAGGAAGGACGCCGACGGAACCGTGACCGCCATGGAGCTCTCGGAAGCCGGGGACGGTGAGGGGACGCTCAGCCTGTCCGTCTTCGACGGCGCATCGTCCGAGCTGCTGGGCCAGGACGACCTGGAGGAGGCCGGCAACGCCCTGCAGCCCGGCAACGCGGCCGCCATCATGGTGTACGAGAACCGCTGGGCGGCGCCCTTCGCCGTAGCCCTGCGGCGCAGTGGCGCGCAGCTGGTGGCGAGCGGCCGCATCCCCGTGCAGGCCCTGCTGGCCTCCATCGACGCGGTGGAGGCCGCCGAGAACGGCAGCCCGCCCGCCACGGAATGA
- a CDS encoding glycoside hydrolase family 15 protein translates to MRVYPPIAEHGLIGDLQTCALVSSEGVLDWFCSPRFDSPSVFAGLLDHGRGGYFAITADAPDASEGEPASDADVINRQLYLADSAVLITRFLTHEGVGEVVDFMPVHGPQAATDRHQVVRILRVVRGTVRFTLECRPRFDYGRAPHDLTCDGTTARFDGPGITAHLQVLGPVALETDEVDVRATVTLAQGERAAVVLTVCGADSPAPPPLSVAGMTEEFDAVCRFWHDWIGRCTYRGRWQETVNRSAITLKLMTYAPTGAPIAAATMGLPEQVGGERNWDYRYTWVRDASLAVRAMLDLGFTEEAGAFRGWLEDRLRDGGAPNGEPLQIMYRVDGDPHLSEEVLEHLEGWQASAPVRMGNGAADQLQMDIYGEAVFALAQTGQVSGVLGYDDWQRSASLLDWLCDTWDRPDEGIWETRGGQKDFTYSRLMCWVAFDLGIRQAMAHSRPGDLPRWTAARDAIMEQVMTRGWSEERQAFVQHYGSPVLDASLLLMPLVGFIAPKDPRWLSTLDAMDRELVSDSLVYRYDPAASPDGLQGSEGTFSLCSFLYVYALARAGRVHQARYAFDKMLTYANHVGLFAEEVGLTGEQLGNFPQAFTHLSLITAALALDSALDQTAHTALERS, encoded by the coding sequence ATGCGCGTGTATCCGCCGATTGCCGAGCACGGCCTGATCGGGGACCTGCAGACCTGTGCCCTCGTATCGTCCGAGGGAGTGCTCGACTGGTTCTGCTCGCCTCGCTTCGACTCGCCCAGCGTCTTCGCCGGCCTGCTCGACCACGGCCGCGGCGGATACTTCGCGATCACCGCGGACGCGCCCGACGCCTCCGAAGGCGAGCCCGCGAGCGACGCCGACGTCATCAACCGCCAGCTCTACCTCGCCGACAGCGCCGTGCTCATCACTCGTTTCCTCACCCACGAAGGCGTCGGCGAGGTCGTCGACTTCATGCCCGTCCACGGACCGCAGGCCGCCACCGACCGGCACCAAGTGGTGCGGATCCTCCGCGTGGTGCGCGGGACGGTGCGCTTCACGCTGGAGTGCCGACCGCGCTTCGACTACGGCCGGGCACCGCACGACCTGACGTGCGACGGCACCACCGCCCGCTTCGACGGACCCGGCATCACCGCGCACCTGCAGGTCCTGGGCCCCGTGGCCCTGGAGACCGACGAGGTGGACGTACGGGCGACCGTGACCCTGGCCCAGGGTGAACGCGCTGCCGTCGTCCTGACGGTCTGCGGCGCCGACAGCCCCGCCCCGCCGCCGCTGAGCGTGGCCGGAATGACGGAGGAGTTCGACGCCGTGTGCCGCTTCTGGCACGACTGGATCGGGCGCTGCACCTACCGCGGCCGCTGGCAGGAGACGGTCAACCGCTCCGCGATCACCCTCAAGCTCATGACGTACGCGCCCACGGGCGCGCCGATCGCCGCCGCGACCATGGGGCTGCCCGAGCAGGTGGGCGGCGAGCGCAACTGGGACTACCGCTACACCTGGGTCCGTGACGCCTCCCTCGCGGTGCGCGCCATGCTCGATCTCGGCTTCACCGAAGAAGCGGGCGCCTTCCGCGGCTGGCTCGAAGACCGCCTGCGGGACGGCGGCGCGCCCAACGGCGAACCCCTGCAGATCATGTACCGGGTCGACGGCGACCCGCACCTGTCCGAAGAAGTCCTCGAACACCTGGAAGGCTGGCAGGCATCCGCCCCTGTACGTATGGGCAACGGCGCGGCCGACCAGCTGCAGATGGACATCTACGGCGAGGCCGTCTTCGCCCTGGCCCAGACCGGCCAGGTCAGCGGTGTCCTCGGCTACGACGACTGGCAGCGCTCCGCCTCCTTGCTGGACTGGCTCTGCGACACGTGGGACCGCCCGGACGAGGGGATCTGGGAGACCCGCGGCGGCCAGAAGGACTTCACCTACAGCCGGCTCATGTGCTGGGTCGCCTTCGACCTCGGCATCCGCCAGGCCATGGCCCACTCCCGCCCGGGCGACCTGCCCCGCTGGACGGCGGCGCGCGACGCGATCATGGAGCAGGTCATGACCCGCGGCTGGAGCGAGGAACGCCAGGCCTTCGTCCAGCATTACGGCAGCCCCGTCCTGGACGCCTCCCTGCTGCTGATGCCGCTCGTCGGTTTCATCGCCCCCAAGGACCCGCGGTGGCTCTCCACCCTCGACGCCATGGACAGGGAACTCGTCTCCGACAGCCTCGTCTACCGCTACGACCCCGCCGCCTCCCCCGACGGCTTGCAGGGATCCGAGGGCACCTTTTCCCTGTGCAGCTTCCTGTACGTCTACGCCCTCGCCCGGGCCGGCCGCGTCCACCAGGCCCGCTACGCCTTCGACAAGATGCTCACCTACGCCAACCACGTCGGGCTCTTCGCCGAGGAGGTCGGCCTCACCGGCGAGCAGCTCGGCAACTTCCCGCAGGCCTTCACCCACCTCTCCCTCATCACCGCGGCACTCGCACTCGACAGCGCACTCGACCAGACCGCACACACCGCTTTGGAGCGCTCATGA
- a CDS encoding SHOCT domain-containing protein: protein MRDSVLDLAADYDYPLLNAFWTMMIFFLWILWFMLLFRVIGDVFRDDGLSGWGKAGWTVFVILVPFLGVFVYLIARGRGMGEREMQRAQQQEQAFRSYVRESAGPTSHAEELSKLAELKNRGDITAAEYETAKAKVLST, encoded by the coding sequence ATGCGGGACTCTGTACTCGATCTGGCAGCGGACTACGACTACCCCCTGCTGAACGCGTTCTGGACCATGATGATCTTCTTCCTGTGGATCCTCTGGTTCATGCTGCTCTTCCGCGTCATCGGTGACGTCTTCCGTGACGACGGCCTGAGCGGCTGGGGCAAGGCGGGATGGACCGTCTTCGTCATCCTGGTGCCCTTCCTGGGCGTCTTCGTCTATCTGATCGCCCGGGGGCGCGGCATGGGCGAACGCGAGATGCAGCGGGCCCAGCAGCAGGAGCAGGCCTTCCGCTCCTACGTGCGCGAGAGCGCCGGGCCCACCAGCCACGCCGAGGAACTGTCCAAGCTGGCCGAGCTGAAGAACCGCGGTGACATCACGGCGGCCGAGTACGAGACCGCCAAGGCCAAGGTCCTCTCGACCTGA
- a CDS encoding class II glutamine amidotransferase, which yields MCRWLAYSGTPMLLDTILYKPTHSLIDQSLHSKMGVETTNGDGFGIGWYTGEDSSPALLKDVGPAWNNANLREIADHVRSPLFFAHIRASTGTAVQRSNCHPFRHGRWMFMHNGSIAGFHLMRRDLCLLVDPAQFTDIEGTTDSEVMFHLALTFGLDQDPPTAVARMAGVVERAGREHGVEFPLQMTVAVTNGETVWAFRYSTQGTSRSLFYSSKVESLRKLHPDMTFLQEVSDETRLIVSEPLGDLPGAWNEVPEGSYGLVQPGADALHPFAPIPA from the coding sequence ATGTGCCGATGGCTCGCCTACTCGGGAACACCCATGTTGCTCGACACCATCCTGTACAAACCCACCCACTCGCTGATCGACCAGAGCCTGCACTCGAAGATGGGTGTGGAGACGACGAACGGCGACGGGTTCGGCATCGGCTGGTACACGGGAGAGGACAGTTCCCCGGCGCTCCTCAAAGACGTCGGCCCCGCGTGGAACAACGCCAACCTGCGGGAAATCGCGGATCATGTCCGCTCCCCGCTGTTCTTCGCCCACATCCGGGCGTCGACGGGTACAGCGGTACAGCGGTCGAACTGCCACCCCTTCCGGCACGGCCGTTGGATGTTCATGCACAACGGCTCCATCGCCGGTTTCCACCTCATGCGCCGGGATCTGTGCCTGCTCGTCGACCCCGCCCAGTTCACCGACATCGAGGGAACGACGGACTCCGAGGTGATGTTCCACCTGGCCCTCACCTTCGGCCTGGACCAGGACCCGCCGACCGCCGTGGCCCGAATGGCCGGGGTGGTGGAGCGCGCCGGGCGCGAACACGGCGTGGAGTTCCCGCTCCAGATGACGGTCGCGGTGACCAACGGCGAAACCGTGTGGGCCTTCCGCTACTCCACCCAGGGCACTTCCCGGTCGCTGTTCTACAGCAGCAAGGTGGAATCGCTGCGCAAACTCCACCCCGATATGACCTTCCTGCAGGAAGTCTCCGACGAGACCCGTCTCATCGTGTCCGAACCCCTCGGCGACCTGCCGGGCGCCTGGAACGAGGTCCCGGAGGGCAGCTACGGCCTCGTACAGCCCGGGGCGGACGCACTGCACCCCTTCGCCCCGATACCCGCGTGA
- a CDS encoding DUF7144 family membrane protein, translating into MAQPSTPASPRFPSGQHDSRSAWAAGGTMFAGVLLLVDGALAIIKGITSIAEDEVYTRLGAYVFKFDVTAWGWIHLILGIILVVVGIGVLKLAGWARALGVAFAACSIVLNFMWLPYTPFWAIISIAVDVFIIWALCSDTDPSHAATA; encoded by the coding sequence ATGGCACAGCCTTCGACCCCCGCCTCTCCGCGCTTTCCCAGCGGGCAGCACGACAGCCGTAGCGCCTGGGCGGCGGGAGGCACCATGTTCGCCGGCGTCCTGCTCCTGGTGGACGGCGCCCTGGCCATCATCAAGGGCATCACCAGCATCGCCGAGGACGAGGTCTACACCCGCCTGGGTGCCTACGTCTTCAAGTTCGACGTGACGGCCTGGGGCTGGATCCACCTCATCCTCGGCATCATCCTCGTCGTCGTCGGCATCGGCGTCCTCAAGCTCGCGGGCTGGGCGCGGGCGCTGGGTGTGGCGTTCGCCGCCTGCAGCATCGTCCTCAACTTCATGTGGCTGCCCTACACGCCGTTCTGGGCGATCATCTCGATCGCCGTCGACGTCTTCATCATCTGGGCGCTGTGCAGCGACACCGATCCCTCCCACGCCGCCACGGCCTGA
- a CDS encoding isoamylase early set domain-containing protein — protein MLERKPRKGRTEVTFVLPADAPPGPVSVVGDFNDWQPGAHPLEARSDGTRAVTVTLPGKSEHSFRYLAAGDYWFNDENADTHDGVNSCLRT, from the coding sequence ATGCTGGAGCGCAAGCCGCGCAAGGGCCGTACCGAGGTCACCTTCGTCCTGCCCGCCGACGCCCCGCCCGGGCCGGTCAGTGTGGTGGGCGACTTCAACGACTGGCAGCCCGGCGCCCACCCCCTCGAAGCCCGCAGCGACGGCACCCGGGCGGTCACGGTCACCCTGCCCGGCAAGAGCGAGCACTCCTTCCGGTACCTGGCAGCCGGCGACTACTGGTTCAACGACGAGAACGCGGACACCCACGACGGAGTCAACAGCTGCCTGCGCACCTGA
- a CDS encoding SpoIIE family protein phosphatase — translation MAVAHHDPFRRLPQGVPEDLGPAVLDALFTQSPVGLQVLDTELRVVRVNTATRAMHGVPAERILGRHFIDALADLSVPEFASLSAPEEVETMVRGVLDSGVAVRDRLVGYRLAADHGRERTYSVSVFRLQDPEGTVLGAALAVVDVTDREEARARLRVRDSVRENVGKTLDVISTCQELVETLVPAFADVAVVEVVDAVVRGEEPPSGPLAQDVPLRRAAFRAREGLDWAQAHPVGDVRSLHSPTPFTQTLADLMPRLVPLGEDSLWLGNDPPRAAAIRASGAHTLLVAPLAWRGTALGLLSLYRTAPSDPYDQGDIGLARDVTAHTALCVDNARRFTREHTIAATVQHHLLAGRSSPQSTLETAHLHVPGTDGGGGWFDTIALSGARTALVLGNVTGHGIQCATTMGQLRTVIHALAALELDPDELLARLNDTAAFLAGERAALPTGDPMYRQPLSASCVYAVYDPLTRTCTFASAGHPTPPVIVHADGTIETADITIGPALGSAEGSPFATTTAELTDGSILALYTPSLHSTDRDGDGDEGDRALLRDVLTQPHRTLQDLCDDALYARRGSSPGDAVLLLARTHAFPADATATWVLGHELGEAAAARRHTRRKLADWKVDEDTAATTELIVSELVTNALRYGTPPLHLRLIKDRTLTCEVHDASTATPRLRHARTVDEGGRGLFIVAQLARRWGTRYTVDGKTVWTEQALLP, via the coding sequence ATGGCTGTGGCGCACCATGATCCGTTCCGGCGGCTGCCGCAGGGCGTTCCGGAGGACCTGGGGCCGGCGGTGCTGGATGCCCTGTTCACCCAGTCACCGGTGGGCCTGCAGGTTCTGGACACGGAGCTGAGGGTGGTGCGGGTCAACACCGCCACCCGGGCCATGCACGGCGTGCCTGCCGAGCGGATCCTCGGGCGGCATTTCATCGACGCGCTCGCCGATCTCTCCGTACCGGAGTTCGCGAGCCTCTCCGCACCCGAGGAAGTGGAGACGATGGTCCGCGGCGTGCTGGACAGCGGGGTGGCCGTGCGCGATCGGCTGGTGGGCTACCGGCTCGCGGCCGATCACGGCCGGGAGAGGACGTACTCGGTTTCGGTGTTCCGCCTGCAGGACCCGGAGGGGACGGTCCTGGGGGCCGCCCTCGCGGTGGTCGACGTCACGGACCGGGAAGAGGCGCGGGCCCGGCTGCGCGTGCGGGACAGCGTGCGGGAGAACGTGGGCAAGACCCTCGATGTGATCTCCACCTGCCAGGAGCTGGTGGAGACCCTGGTGCCGGCGTTCGCCGATGTAGCCGTCGTCGAGGTGGTGGATGCGGTGGTGCGCGGTGAGGAGCCCCCGAGCGGGCCGCTCGCCCAGGACGTGCCGTTGCGCCGTGCGGCCTTCCGCGCCCGCGAGGGCCTGGACTGGGCTCAGGCGCACCCGGTGGGCGACGTCCGGAGCCTCCACTCCCCCACTCCCTTCACCCAGACCCTGGCCGATCTCATGCCCCGGCTCGTGCCACTGGGCGAGGACAGCCTGTGGCTCGGGAACGACCCGCCGAGAGCCGCCGCGATCCGCGCGTCCGGAGCCCACACCCTGCTCGTGGCCCCCCTGGCGTGGCGCGGGACGGCCCTGGGCCTGTTGAGCCTCTACCGCACCGCACCGTCCGATCCGTACGACCAGGGCGACATCGGCCTCGCACGCGACGTGACCGCCCACACCGCCCTGTGCGTCGACAACGCGCGGCGCTTCACCCGCGAGCACACCATCGCCGCGACGGTCCAGCACCATCTGCTGGCCGGCCGCTCCTCCCCGCAGAGCACCCTGGAGACCGCGCACCTCCACGTACCCGGCACCGACGGCGGGGGAGGCTGGTTCGACACGATCGCCCTGTCCGGCGCCCGCACGGCCCTGGTCCTCGGCAACGTCACCGGCCACGGCATCCAGTGCGCCACCACCATGGGACAGCTGCGCACCGTGATCCACGCTCTCGCGGCACTGGAGCTGGATCCGGACGAGCTCCTCGCGCGCCTCAACGACACGGCCGCCTTCCTGGCGGGAGAACGCGCCGCTCTGCCCACCGGTGACCCCATGTACCGGCAGCCGCTCTCCGCCAGCTGCGTCTACGCGGTGTACGACCCCCTCACGCGCACGTGCACCTTCGCCTCGGCCGGTCACCCCACACCGCCGGTGATCGTCCACGCCGACGGAACGATCGAAACCGCGGACATCACCATCGGACCCGCCCTGGGCAGCGCGGAGGGTTCGCCCTTCGCCACCACCACCGCCGAACTCACCGACGGCAGCATCCTGGCCCTGTACACCCCCTCCCTCCACTCCACGGACCGCGACGGCGACGGCGACGAGGGCGACCGCGCCCTGCTCCGGGATGTCCTCACTCAGCCCCACCGGACGCTCCAGGACCTGTGTGACGACGCGCTCTACGCCCGCCGCGGCAGCAGCCCGGGGGACGCGGTCCTCCTGCTCGCCCGCACCCACGCGTTCCCCGCCGACGCCACGGCCACCTGGGTCCTCGGCCACGAACTCGGCGAGGCCGCCGCCGCCCGCAGGCACACCCGCCGGAAGCTCGCGGACTGGAAGGTGGACGAGGACACCGCCGCCACCACCGAACTGATCGTCAGCGAACTGGTCACCAACGCGCTGCGCTACGGAACTCCGCCCCTGCACCTGCGCCTCATCAAGGACCGCACCCTCACCTGCGAAGTCCACGACGCGAGCACCGCCACCCCTCGTCTGCGCCACGCCCGCACGGTCGACGAAGGCGGGCGCGGCTTGTTCATCGTGGCCCAGCTGGCCAGGAGGTGGGGCACCCGGTACACGGTCGACGGAAAGACGGTCTGGACCGAACAGGCCCTCCTGCCCTAA